A region from the Fusarium musae strain F31 chromosome 1, whole genome shotgun sequence genome encodes:
- a CDS encoding hypothetical protein (EggNog:ENOG41~CAZy:AA5~CAZy:CBM32), producing MKVVYVLTLSLGVADAVVLPVFSAPKGGYALPRPDSDDTTDTSKPAAGLSKTNLNSVLPVFGNAKPKSGFPASALSRRVERIDQTYGSDESPDDSDYTPTEPSDTSPSGSSDDTPSDSSDDIQQVVYAEPFMQPTYVRFGPAPVDKPEVAPKAKSKSKDAASVSRHGGDDDSSSGGHKQKGKDKNKSKDDKGRHNGDDDDTKSRKKPEDSPKTSSSSATDSVSVTATSTAAPTSSPTGDDKGKGKGKGKGKGKDDGRHHGDDDATKSRTRVDDSKTRSSASPTATVASKKGSSGKHTGHGDAGKTEDSKTNSKKGSKKSKSKASKKSFITHQSGKTFDADSTKGGGKNGPGYNPSFDVPKLNKGYIQAIPPKASTLNNKFSSRVKPRPQLDTKKVRPLSSSPLLKRDAKENVLSLRAAAPFNSAAIDRKKWSVTCDSVHEGDDCKNAIDGSSDTMWHTQWEGSEPAPPHSITVDMKKSYNVNGISMLPRQDGSQNGYIAQHQVFLSKDGKTWGSPVAYGNWYNDWTVKYANFDTQPARFVKLVALTEANGNPWTSIAELNIFQANDYIPPQASQGAWGPTINFPIIPVAGTVDPNTGKVLVWSSWARDTMSGGPGGLTLISTWDPATGQVAERQVTETNHDMFCPGISLDGNGQLVVTGGNNAERTSLFDPVQQAWVSGPNMQVARGYQSSATTSTGKVFTIGGSWSGGSSFKNGEVYDPKKKTWTLLNKADVQKMLTDDAQGLFRSDNHAWLFGWKSGTVFQAGPSKNMNWYYTEKKNGDVKTAGQRASDRGVAPDAMCGNAIMFDAVKGKILTHGGTPNYQDSDATTDAHIITVGNPGTNASVAYASEGLFFPRVFHSSVILPNGNVFITGGQQYAIPFEDSTPQLQPEMYYPDKDGFELMKPNNIVRVYHSIALLLPDGRVFNGGGGLCGGCDTNHFDAQLYTPLSLRRKGQVGHTPQDYFRVRIFCQGWRNSHCSNGGSYRAGIAGAVRNGYAHC from the coding sequence ATGAAAGTTGTTTATGTCTTGACGCTATCCCTGGGCGTCGCTGATGCTGTGGTGTTGCCTGTCTTCTCAGCCCCCAAGGGTGGCTATGCACTTCCCCGACCTGATTCAGATGACACAACGGATACTTCAAAGCCTGCGGCTGGTTTATCAAAGACGAATTTGAATTCCGTGCTCCCTGTGTTTGGGAATGCAAAGCCAAAGAGTGGATTTCCAGCTTCTGCTTTGTCGCGAAGAGTTGAGCGAATTGATCAGACTTATGGCTCTGATGAGTCTCCCGATGACTCTGATTATACGCCCACGGAGCCATCTGACACTTCTCCATCAGGTTCATCTGATGACACACCTTCAGACTCTTCAGATGATATTCAACAAGTGGTATATGCCGAGCCATTCATGCAACCGACTTATGTCCGCTTTGGCCCAGCTCCTGTCGACAAGCCAGAAGTTGCTCCCAAAgccaagtcaaagtcaaaagaTGCTGCTAGTGTATCCAGACATGGGGGAGACGATGACTCTAGCTCTGGTGGCCACAAGCAAAAGGGAAAGGATAAGAACAAGAGCAAAGATGACAAGGGACGACACAAcggcgatgacgatgatacAAAGTCTCGCAAGAAGCCTGAGGATTCACCAAAGACATCTTCTAGCAGTGCAACTGACTCGGTTTCTGTTACTGCTACAAGCACTGCAGCCCCTACGAGCTCGCCCACGGGTGATGACAAGGGTAAAGGCaagggaaaaggaaagggaaaggGCAAAGACGATGGCAGAcatcatggtgatgatgatgctaccAAGTCTCGCACCAGAGTTGATGACTCCAAGACTCGATCATCGGCATCACCAACTGCTACTGTAGCCTCCAAGAAGGGAAGCTCTGGCAAGCACACTGGCCATGGCGATGCTGGCAAGACTGAGGACTCCAAGACCAACTCCAAGAAGGGATcaaagaagtccaagtccaaggccTCCAAAAAATCCTTCATCACCCATCAGTCCGGCAAGACCTTTGATGCAGACAGCACCAAAGGCGGCGGCAAAAACGGCCCCGGCTACAACCCGTCCTTCGACGtccccaagctcaacaaggGCTACATCCAGGCCATTCCCCCCAAAGCCAGcaccctcaacaacaagttCAGCTCACGCGTGAAGCCTCGTCCCCAACTCGACACAAAAAAGGTCCGTCCCCTTTCCTCCTCCCCCCTGCTCAAGAGAGATGCAAAAGAAAACGTACTGAGTCTCCGTGCAGCCGCGCCCTTCAACAGCGCCGCGATCGACCGCAAAAAGTGGTCAGTGACGTGTGATAGCGTGCATGAGGGGGATGACTGCAAGAATGCTATCGATGGGAGCAGTGATACTATGTGGCATACACAGTGGGAGGGCAGTGAGCCTGCGCCGCCGCATAGTATCACTGTTgatatgaagaagagctACAATGTTAATGGTATTTCTATGTTGCCGAGACAGGATGGCTCGCAGAATGGGTATATTGCACAGCATCAGGTTTTCTTgagcaaggatggcaagacttGGGGTTCGCCTGTGGCGTATGGGAATTGGTACAATGACTGGACTGTCAAGTATGCCAATTTCGATACACAGCCTGCCCGCTTTGTGAAGCTTGTTGCTCTCACTGAAGCAAATGGGAATCCTTGGACAAGCATTGCAGAACTCAATATCTTCCAAGCAAACGACTACATCCCCCCTCAAGCATCCCAGGGCGCTTGGGGTCCCACCATCAACTTCCCCATCATCCCTGTTGCCGGAACCGTTGATCCCAACACAGGCAAAGTCCTCGTCTGGTCATCCTGGGCTCGGGATACCATGTCCGGTGGCCCTGGTGGTCTAACTCTCATTTCAACATGGGACCCAGCAACAGGCCAAGTCGCAGAGCGTCAAGTCACAGAGACAAACCACGACATGTTCTGCCCCGGCATTTCCCTCGACGGAAACGGCCAACTCGTCGTTACGGGCGGCAACAACGCTGAGCGCACAAGCCTCTTCGATCCAGTGCAGCAAGCGTGGGTATCCGGGCCCAACATGCAAGTCGCACGCGGGTATCAATCCTCCGCCACGACATCCACAGGCAAGGTCTTCACCATCGGGGGATCATGGAGTGGCGGCTCGTCCTTCAAGAACGGCGAGGTGTACGacccgaagaagaagacctgGACGCTGCTTAATAAAGCTGATGTCCAGAAGATGCTCACAGATGATGCGCAGGGCTTGTTCCGCTCTGATAACCACGCTTGGTTGTTTGGTTGGAAGAGTGGTACTGTGTTCCAGGCTGGGCCCAGTAAGAATATGAACTGGTACTacactgagaagaagaatggtgaTGTCAAGACTGCGGGGCAGAGGGCCTCTGATCGTGGTGTTGCGCCTGATGCTATGTGCGGCAACGCCATCATGTTTGACGCcgtcaagggcaagatcTTGACTCATGGTGGAACTCCGAATTATCAAGACTCGGATGCTACTACCGATGCCCACATCATCACTGTCGGAAACCCTGGTACAAACGCTTCTGTTGCTTACGCCAGCGAgggtctcttcttccctcgtGTCTTCCACAGTTCTGTTATTCTACCCAACGGCAACGTCTTCATCACAGGAGGTCAGCAATACGCCATCCCGTTTGAAGACTCAACGCCCCAGCTGCAACCGGAGATGTACTATCCCGACAAAGACGGCTTTGAACTCATGAAGCCCAACAACATCGTGAGGGTATATCACAGTatcgccctcctcctccccgaCGGACGAGTCTTCAACGGCGGCGGTGGTCTCTGCGGTGGATGTGACACCAACCACTTTGACGCTCAACTCTACACTCCCCTATCTCTACGACGCAAAGGGCAAGTTGGCCACACGCCCCAAGATTACTTCCGTGTCCGTATCTTCTGTCAAGGTTGGAGGAACAGTCACTGTTCAAACGGGGGGAGCTATCGTGCAGGCATCGCTGGTGCGGTACGGAACGGCTACGCACACTGTTAA
- a CDS encoding hypothetical protein (EggNog:ENOG41) — protein sequence MAAIQVKDIMREQGLEVSGNEKWEDEDEDEDEDEDEDKDEDKDEDEDEDEDEDEDEDEDKDEDEDEDEDEDESGWEDTEEEIFTFSDQKDDDGVEVCVLQPYAKVDSESAERI from the exons ATGGCGGCTATTCAGGTGAAAGATATCATGAGAGAACAGGGGTTGGAGGTTTCTGGCAATGAGAAGTgggaggacgaggacgaggatgaggatgaggatgaggatgaggataaggatgaggataaggatgaggatgaggatgaggatgaggatgaggatgaggatgaggatgaggataaggatgaggatgaggatgaggatgaggatgaggatgaaagTGGGTGGGAGGATACGGAAGAGGAGAttt TTACTTTCAGTGACCAGAAGGACGATGATGGCGTGGAAGTTTGCGTCTTACAGCCTTATGCCAAGGTTGATAGCGAGTCAGCTGAAAGGATCTGA